A part of Tessaracoccus timonensis genomic DNA contains:
- a CDS encoding DUF2871 domain-containing protein — protein MKRLFTASCCYLAAGLLAGLFYREFTKMNDFPEGQFTQLGVAHTHLLALGFMTSLIVLALEKVFSISRSPKLFSWFFWLYNAGVVITASMMIWHGSLTVLGKESNAMISGIAGLGHIAITAGLIVLMIALSRALPGNGTAQPEHMAA, from the coding sequence ATGAAACGACTGTTCACCGCATCGTGTTGCTATCTGGCGGCTGGTCTTCTCGCAGGTCTCTTCTATCGTGAATTCACCAAGATGAACGACTTTCCGGAGGGGCAGTTCACGCAACTCGGAGTCGCCCACACGCACCTGCTGGCGCTCGGTTTCATGACGTCGCTCATCGTGCTTGCGTTGGAGAAGGTGTTCAGCATCTCGCGGAGCCCGAAACTGTTTTCATGGTTCTTCTGGCTCTACAACGCTGGCGTTGTGATAACCGCCTCAATGATGATCTGGCACGGCTCCCTCACCGTACTCGGCAAGGAATCGAACGCGATGATCTCCGGGATCGCCGGCCTGGGGCACATTGCGATCACCGCAGGGCTTATCGTCCTCATGATTGCCCTCAGCCGTGCGCTGCCCGGAAACGGCACCGCGCAGCCTGAACACATGGCCGCGTGA
- a CDS encoding ABC-F family ATP-binding cassette domain-containing protein, translated as MPTTSTAPLQPGAHLRLDGLSKSYPDRRVLTDINLSVSQGERIALIGENGAGKSTLLRIVAGVEQPDSGSREVPGRIGLLWQEPPFTLTDTVDDVIAQALSAPRAILKEFDAATAALEGDEASAAERYDHALEMATRHDVWNLEHRAQIVLDGVGLSGLSGSRRAGELSGGQRARLQLVWLLLSRPDTLLLDEPTNHLDDAGIDFLTQSLLDWPGPVLFASHDRAFMDATANGIVDLDPAPQPHSLVSEVAVDGPTTGIGVTRYTGTFSEYLLARASQRERWQQQYDAEQTELKTLARAARDSHTVGHEGAPPRSEVRMAKKFYADRNAKVVARRVNDFTRRFEELRREQIRRPPRELEFQGLDVSRCGTRSAPPVLVALSRAGVTHRLSPTSLTIGRQDRWLVTGPNGAGKSTLLALLTETLQPDTGTISRSRSATVGILPQEVALNPAPTVEQLYVNTLGVELAEEVPLTSFGLVAPRDLSRTVGHLSTGQQRRLALAMVLASAPDLLILDEPTNHFSLTLTTAIEEQLPHYPGAVVVASHDRWLRRSWTGERLELAPTNLCL; from the coding sequence ATGCCCACTACTTCCACCGCCCCTTTGCAACCCGGAGCGCATCTGCGCCTGGACGGACTCTCTAAGTCGTACCCGGACCGACGGGTGCTCACCGACATCAATCTGAGCGTCAGCCAAGGCGAGCGTATAGCCCTCATCGGCGAAAACGGCGCGGGCAAATCCACATTGCTCCGCATCGTTGCTGGAGTCGAACAGCCCGATAGCGGTTCCCGGGAGGTTCCCGGACGCATCGGCCTATTGTGGCAGGAACCTCCCTTCACGCTGACAGACACCGTCGACGACGTGATCGCGCAAGCACTGTCTGCACCCAGAGCCATCCTGAAGGAGTTCGACGCCGCCACTGCTGCTTTGGAGGGCGACGAGGCTTCCGCTGCGGAACGCTACGACCACGCGTTGGAGATGGCCACCCGACACGACGTGTGGAACCTAGAACACCGAGCCCAGATCGTGCTCGACGGTGTCGGCCTGTCGGGGCTGAGCGGCAGCCGTCGTGCGGGCGAGCTATCCGGCGGGCAACGTGCTCGACTGCAGCTCGTCTGGCTGCTGCTGAGCCGACCAGACACGCTCCTACTCGACGAGCCCACCAATCATCTCGACGACGCTGGCATCGATTTCCTCACCCAATCGCTGCTCGACTGGCCCGGGCCCGTGCTGTTCGCCAGCCACGATCGCGCGTTCATGGACGCCACCGCCAACGGCATCGTGGACCTCGACCCGGCACCCCAGCCTCATTCCCTGGTGAGCGAGGTTGCCGTCGACGGCCCAACCACTGGCATCGGCGTTACGCGATACACGGGTACGTTCAGCGAGTACCTCCTTGCCAGAGCATCGCAACGTGAACGCTGGCAGCAGCAATACGATGCCGAACAGACTGAACTCAAGACTCTAGCCCGGGCAGCCCGCGACAGTCACACCGTCGGTCACGAAGGCGCACCTCCCCGAAGCGAGGTCAGAATGGCGAAAAAGTTCTACGCCGATCGAAACGCGAAGGTGGTTGCTCGACGGGTGAACGACTTCACGCGTCGGTTCGAAGAGCTCAGGAGAGAGCAAATCCGAAGGCCACCACGCGAACTCGAGTTCCAGGGCCTCGATGTGAGCCGGTGCGGCACGCGCAGTGCCCCGCCCGTACTCGTGGCTCTCTCGCGGGCCGGGGTCACTCATCGGCTCTCCCCTACCTCGCTCACCATCGGCAGGCAGGACCGCTGGCTCGTCACAGGGCCCAACGGCGCAGGAAAGTCCACCCTGCTTGCGCTCCTCACAGAAACGCTACAACCAGATACCGGCACCATATCCAGATCCCGCTCTGCAACCGTCGGGATATTGCCCCAGGAGGTGGCGCTCAACCCTGCACCCACAGTGGAACAGCTCTACGTCAACACGCTCGGAGTCGAACTGGCTGAGGAAGTTCCACTCACCAGCTTTGGACTCGTAGCACCCCGAGACTTGTCACGCACAGTCGGGCATCTGAGCACCGGGCAACAACGCCGCCTGGCGCTGGCCATGGTGCTGGCCAGCGCACCTGATCTATTGATTCTCGACGAACCCACCAACCACTTCTCTCTGACGTTGACCACCGCGATCGAGGAACAGCTGCCCCACTACCCTGGCGCCGTCGTCGTGGCAAGCCACGACCGGTGGCTGCGACGATCCTGGACCGGTGAGCGGCTCGAGCTGGCTCCTACAAATTTATGCCTCTAG
- a CDS encoding vitamin B12-dependent ribonucleotide reductase produces the protein MTANATKGTSGRTTGKARATKKAPSGLTIERVFTTEGVHPYDEQEWELRDVVQTNWKTGEIVFEQHGVEFPKAWSINASTIVTTKYFRGAVGTAQREASLKTLIDRVVGKYVEAGREFGYFATEDDAKIFEEELTWMLLNQVFAFNSPVWFNVGTSSPQQVSACFILSVDDSMESILNWYKEEGFIFKGGSGAGLNLSRIRSSKELLSSGGTASGPVSFMRGADASAGTIKSGGATRRAAKMVVLDVDHPDIEEFVETKAREEDKIRALRDAGFDMDLGGKDITSVQYQNANNSVRVNDEFMRAVEAGGKFGLKARHTGEVIEEVDAKELFEKIAKAAWECADPGIQYDDTINAWHTNPVTGRITASNPCSEYMSLDNSSCNLASLNLLKFLNADGTFDVEHFVKAVELIFTAMDISICFADFPTQAIGETTRNFRQLGIGYANLGALLMATGKGYDTEGGRSTAAAITSLMTAASYRRSAELAAVVGPYAGYAENADAHQQVMRKHQAANESFKPMPEDQGIHAAASREWAKVIELGAADGFRNAQASLLAPTGTIGFMMDCDTTGIEPDFSLVKFKKLVGGGSMQIVNQTIPRALQKFGYDETQITEIVDFISEHGHVIGAPHLEERHYEVFDTAMGQRSIKPMGHVRMMAAVQPFLSGAISKTVNLPESATVEDIADVYMQGWKLGLKALAVYRDNCKVGQPLSDGKKQSESAKVVEEKIVEKVVYRPKRERLPKSRMSRTTSFSVSGAEGYMTSSSYDDGRLGEVFLRLGKQGSTLSGVMDAFSIAVSIGLQYGVPLESFVQKFTNLKFEPAGMTDDQDIRIAQSIMDYIFRRLALDYLDFDDRSELGIYTAAERARYVQTGEYVSEEDESSLPEYEQLRNDDADNFDVDGARQPSLIDAHTTAELLENMTGHAIDAPLCMTCGTKMRPSGSCYACEGCGATSGCS, from the coding sequence ATGACGGCGAACGCCACCAAAGGCACCAGCGGGCGTACAACAGGCAAAGCACGCGCGACGAAGAAGGCGCCCAGCGGCCTCACGATCGAGCGAGTATTCACCACAGAGGGTGTGCATCCCTACGACGAGCAAGAGTGGGAGCTGCGCGACGTCGTGCAGACCAACTGGAAGACGGGCGAGATTGTCTTCGAGCAGCATGGCGTCGAATTCCCCAAGGCGTGGAGCATCAACGCCTCCACCATCGTTACTACCAAGTACTTCCGCGGGGCTGTAGGCACCGCGCAGCGTGAAGCTAGCCTCAAGACGCTGATCGACCGCGTCGTCGGCAAGTACGTCGAAGCCGGTCGCGAATTCGGCTACTTCGCTACTGAAGACGACGCCAAGATCTTCGAAGAAGAGCTCACCTGGATGCTGCTGAACCAGGTCTTCGCGTTCAACTCTCCTGTGTGGTTCAACGTCGGCACCTCATCGCCGCAGCAGGTGAGCGCCTGCTTCATCCTCTCCGTCGACGACTCCATGGAATCCATCCTCAACTGGTACAAGGAAGAGGGATTCATCTTCAAGGGAGGCTCCGGCGCTGGCCTCAACCTCTCCCGCATCCGCTCCTCGAAGGAGCTGCTGAGCTCCGGCGGCACCGCGTCCGGCCCGGTGTCCTTCATGCGCGGTGCAGACGCATCCGCCGGCACCATCAAGTCGGGCGGCGCTACCCGTCGGGCGGCGAAGATGGTGGTGCTCGACGTAGACCACCCTGACATCGAGGAGTTCGTCGAGACGAAGGCTCGCGAGGAAGACAAGATCCGCGCGCTGCGTGATGCAGGCTTCGACATGGATCTCGGTGGCAAAGACATCACGTCGGTGCAGTACCAAAACGCCAATAACTCGGTGCGCGTCAACGATGAGTTCATGCGGGCAGTCGAAGCCGGAGGCAAGTTCGGTCTCAAGGCTCGGCACACGGGCGAAGTCATCGAAGAGGTGGATGCCAAGGAGCTATTTGAGAAGATCGCCAAGGCGGCGTGGGAGTGCGCAGACCCCGGCATTCAGTACGACGACACGATCAACGCCTGGCACACCAACCCCGTCACCGGCCGAATCACGGCGTCCAATCCCTGCTCGGAGTACATGAGCCTCGATAACAGCTCCTGCAACCTCGCGTCGCTGAACCTGCTGAAGTTCCTGAACGCCGACGGCACGTTCGACGTTGAGCACTTCGTGAAGGCCGTGGAGCTCATCTTCACCGCCATGGATATCTCCATCTGCTTCGCGGATTTCCCAACGCAGGCCATTGGTGAGACGACGCGCAACTTCCGTCAGCTCGGCATCGGGTACGCCAACCTCGGCGCGCTGCTCATGGCCACAGGCAAGGGTTACGACACCGAGGGTGGCCGCTCGACGGCCGCAGCGATCACGTCGTTGATGACCGCCGCGTCGTACCGACGCTCGGCGGAACTCGCCGCAGTGGTTGGCCCGTACGCCGGGTATGCAGAGAACGCCGACGCGCACCAGCAAGTCATGCGCAAGCACCAGGCTGCCAACGAGAGCTTCAAGCCGATGCCAGAAGACCAGGGCATCCACGCCGCTGCGTCTCGCGAGTGGGCGAAGGTGATCGAACTCGGCGCGGCCGATGGCTTCCGCAACGCACAGGCCTCACTGCTGGCTCCCACTGGCACCATCGGCTTCATGATGGACTGCGACACCACCGGCATCGAGCCCGACTTCTCCCTGGTGAAGTTCAAGAAGCTTGTCGGTGGCGGTTCCATGCAGATCGTGAACCAGACCATCCCGAGGGCGCTGCAGAAGTTCGGCTACGATGAGACGCAGATCACCGAGATCGTCGACTTCATCTCCGAACACGGTCACGTCATTGGCGCTCCGCACCTCGAGGAACGCCATTACGAAGTCTTCGATACCGCGATGGGGCAACGCTCCATCAAGCCTATGGGTCACGTGCGCATGATGGCCGCGGTCCAGCCCTTCCTCTCCGGCGCCATCTCTAAGACGGTAAACCTCCCCGAGTCGGCCACCGTCGAAGACATCGCCGACGTGTACATGCAGGGCTGGAAGCTGGGGCTCAAGGCGCTGGCTGTGTACCGTGACAACTGCAAGGTGGGCCAGCCGCTCTCCGACGGCAAGAAGCAGAGCGAATCCGCCAAGGTGGTGGAAGAGAAGATCGTTGAAAAGGTGGTGTACCGCCCGAAGCGTGAACGCCTGCCGAAGTCGCGAATGTCGCGCACCACCAGCTTCTCCGTGAGCGGTGCCGAAGGCTACATGACGTCGTCGTCGTACGATGATGGCCGCCTGGGTGAGGTGTTCCTCCGCTTGGGTAAGCAGGGCTCGACGCTCTCCGGCGTGATGGATGCGTTCTCGATCGCGGTATCCATCGGTCTGCAGTACGGCGTGCCGCTGGAGAGTTTCGTGCAGAAGTTCACCAACTTGAAGTTCGAGCCCGCAGGCATGACCGACGACCAGGACATCCGCATCGCGCAGTCCATCATGGACTACATCTTCCGTCGTCTCGCGCTCGATTACCTCGACTTCGACGACCGCTCCGAGCTGGGCATCTACACCGCGGCTGAGCGTGCCCGGTATGTCCAAACCGGCGAATACGTTTCGGAAGAGGATGAGTCCTCACTGCCCGAGTACGAGCAGCTGCGCAACGACGACGCCGACAACTTTGACGTCGACGGTGCACGCCAACCGTCGCTCATCGACGCCCACACGACAGCGGAACTGCTGGAGAACATGACGGGCCACGCCATCGACGCGCCGCTGTGCATGACCTGCGGCACCAAGATGCGTCCGTCGGGTTCCTGCTACGCCTGTGAAGGTTGCGGCGCCACCAGCGGCTGCAGCTAA
- the nrdR gene encoding transcriptional regulator NrdR, whose translation MHCPFCRNSDTRVSDSRATEDGSAIRRRRTCVACDRKFTTLEQVVLTVVKRSGVIEPFSREKVIKGVSKACQGRPVTPDQLAALGQEVEENLRSAGVAEIPAEQVGVAILGPLARLDSVAYLRFASVYKNFESVDDFVREIDDMNEVESDHQKGSTPHRSGRQHRGTMQEPLIG comes from the coding sequence GTGCACTGCCCGTTCTGCCGTAACTCTGACACCCGAGTGTCAGATTCGCGTGCAACAGAGGACGGTTCCGCAATTCGTCGACGTCGCACCTGCGTCGCATGTGACAGGAAATTCACCACGCTGGAGCAGGTAGTCCTGACAGTGGTGAAGCGTTCCGGGGTGATCGAGCCATTTAGCCGCGAGAAGGTCATCAAAGGCGTGTCCAAGGCTTGCCAGGGCCGGCCCGTCACACCTGACCAACTTGCGGCACTCGGACAAGAAGTGGAAGAGAATCTTCGTTCTGCAGGGGTCGCCGAGATTCCGGCAGAGCAGGTAGGCGTGGCCATCCTTGGCCCGTTGGCACGGCTTGATTCCGTGGCCTACCTGCGGTTTGCGTCCGTCTACAAGAATTTCGAATCAGTCGACGATTTTGTGCGCGAGATCGACGACATGAACGAGGTCGAGTCCGACCATCAGAAGGGCTCGACGCCACACCGCTCCGGGAGACAGCACCGGGGCACGATGCAAGAACCACTCATCGGTTAA
- the lexA gene encoding transcriptional repressor LexA: MTTPNKPRGSGRPSRADIEAEFGTGGPVEPGLTPRASKLLGIIRESINRHGYPPSVREMAELAGLSSPSSVTYQLKALEKAGYLRRDPNRTRAMMVMDPLTGEPEAAAPTTDAVEAPGVVSTPLVGRIAAGGPILAEQHIEDVFALPEQLVGHGEFFMLEVKGDSMIDAAICEGDWVVVRRQPTAVNGDIVAALLDDEATVKTFKRDGNQVWLLPHNERYSPIDGNHATIMGKIVAVMRRV; the protein is encoded by the coding sequence ATGACGACCCCGAATAAGCCACGTGGCAGCGGACGCCCCTCGCGGGCCGACATCGAAGCGGAGTTCGGCACTGGGGGGCCAGTTGAACCCGGCCTCACTCCCCGTGCATCGAAGCTCCTGGGCATCATCCGGGAATCCATCAACCGCCACGGGTATCCCCCCAGCGTGCGCGAGATGGCGGAGCTAGCCGGGCTGTCCTCGCCGTCGAGTGTCACCTACCAGCTGAAAGCACTCGAGAAGGCCGGCTACCTCCGTCGTGACCCGAACCGCACCCGGGCCATGATGGTGATGGATCCTCTCACTGGAGAGCCCGAGGCCGCTGCGCCCACAACAGACGCCGTCGAAGCACCCGGCGTCGTCTCAACACCTCTGGTCGGGCGTATCGCAGCCGGTGGCCCCATCCTTGCGGAGCAACATATCGAAGACGTGTTCGCGCTGCCTGAACAGCTCGTCGGGCACGGTGAGTTCTTCATGCTCGAGGTGAAGGGCGACTCCATGATCGACGCCGCCATTTGCGAGGGCGACTGGGTGGTAGTTCGTCGCCAGCCCACCGCCGTCAACGGCGACATCGTCGCCGCACTGCTCGACGACGAAGCCACCGTGAAAACCTTCAAGCGTGACGGCAACCAGGTGTGGCTACTTCCACACAACGAGCGCTACTCCCCCATTGACGGCAACCACGCCACCATCATGGGCAAGATCGTCGCGGTCATGCGCCGCGTGTAA
- a CDS encoding NAD(P)(+) transhydrogenase (Re/Si-specific) subunit beta, which produces MYLANFINATFIFSGIMFILALAGLSKHETAKRGNAFGVMGMVLAVVATNFAIAYTDIVGENIQWFSAVALYVAIAIGGMIGIWRARKVEMTGMPELIALLHSFVGAAAVLVGYNVHILGESADLLHLLEVYLGVLIGAVTLTGSLVAWGKLNGKLASKPLMLPARHWLNLINVIVMVALGVWYCNTQSIIPLVIMTVLALFLGFHLVAAIGGADMPVVISMLNSYSGWAAAASGFMLDMSILIITGALVGASGAILSYIMCKAMNRSFTSVILGGFGDAAPAEQGEMGEYTTATTEDVAGLLRDAKKVVIAPGYGMAVAQAQYPVAELTQRLQANGTEVAFAIHPVAGRLPGHMNVLLAEAKVPYDIVFEMDEINDDFGSADVVLVIGANDTVNPAANEPGSPISGMPVLKVWEAKHVVVFKRSMSAGYAGVQNPLFFNENSLMYFGDAKESTNNLVAELPTPANA; this is translated from the coding sequence ATGTACCTCGCCAACTTCATCAATGCCACATTCATCTTCTCCGGCATCATGTTCATCCTCGCGCTTGCGGGGCTGTCGAAGCACGAAACGGCGAAGCGCGGCAACGCGTTCGGCGTCATGGGCATGGTGCTTGCTGTCGTCGCGACGAACTTTGCGATTGCCTACACCGACATCGTGGGCGAGAACATTCAGTGGTTCTCGGCAGTGGCGCTCTACGTCGCCATCGCCATCGGCGGCATGATTGGCATCTGGCGCGCCCGCAAGGTTGAGATGACAGGTATGCCGGAACTCATCGCGTTGCTCCACTCCTTCGTGGGTGCCGCCGCGGTGCTCGTCGGGTACAACGTGCATATTCTCGGCGAGAGCGCAGACCTGCTGCACCTGCTCGAGGTGTACCTCGGCGTGCTGATTGGTGCCGTGACGCTGACCGGCTCGCTCGTGGCGTGGGGCAAGCTCAACGGCAAGCTCGCATCTAAGCCGCTCATGCTGCCCGCCAGGCATTGGCTGAACCTCATCAACGTCATTGTGATGGTTGCGCTGGGGGTCTGGTACTGCAATACCCAGTCAATCATCCCGCTCGTCATCATGACGGTGCTCGCGCTGTTCCTGGGCTTCCACTTGGTGGCGGCCATCGGCGGCGCCGATATGCCCGTCGTGATTTCGATGCTGAACTCGTATTCAGGCTGGGCCGCTGCCGCGTCGGGCTTCATGCTTGACATGTCGATCCTCATCATCACCGGTGCCCTGGTGGGTGCCTCCGGCGCGATCCTCTCGTACATCATGTGCAAGGCCATGAACCGCTCGTTCACGTCGGTGATCCTCGGAGGATTCGGCGACGCGGCTCCTGCTGAACAAGGTGAGATGGGCGAGTACACCACCGCCACGACGGAGGACGTCGCGGGATTGCTGCGAGATGCGAAGAAGGTCGTGATCGCGCCCGGCTACGGCATGGCGGTCGCGCAGGCGCAGTATCCCGTGGCGGAGCTGACACAGCGTTTGCAGGCCAACGGCACGGAGGTGGCGTTCGCCATCCATCCGGTTGCTGGCCGACTGCCTGGGCACATGAACGTGCTGCTCGCGGAAGCCAAGGTGCCCTACGACATCGTGTTCGAAATGGACGAGATTAACGACGACTTCGGCAGTGCAGATGTCGTGCTCGTCATCGGCGCCAACGACACGGTCAACCCCGCTGCGAATGAACCGGGGTCGCCAATCTCGGGCATGCCCGTGCTGAAGGTGTGGGAAGCCAAGCACGTCGTGGTGTTCAAGCGCTCGATGAGTGCAGGATACGCGGGTGTGCAGAACCCGCTGTTCTTCAACGAGAATTCGCTGATGTACTTTGGCGACGCCAAGGAATCGACCAACAATCTCGTCGCTGAGCTCCCGACTCCTGCGAACGCGTAA